In Granulicella mallensis MP5ACTX8, the sequence ATAAAGACATGCTTTCTGGCACAGACCCTGTTACCGGTCTGCCGAAGAGCGAGGGCGTGGAGACCGCCGGCGGCTGGAGTCAGTTGAAGATTCACTTTCTCCCGACGCTCGAGGCCAATGCGGCTTATGGTCTTGACGATACCTTCACCAGCAACTTCGACAACCTGATTCTCATGAACCCAACCAATGCCCAGGTGGGTGCGCGCAACAGTTCCGTTATCGGCAATCTTGTCTTTCGGCCTAAGAGCTCCCTGATCTTCTCGCCTGAATATCGGCGTCTCCAGAGCTGGCGTTATATGGGACCTGCGAATATTGCCAATATCTTCACCCTCAGCGTGGGGTATCAATTTTGAACTTTTGTGCGGCGAAAATCCATGTCCGTTGGTTGAGCGCTTCTGTATTATGCGCGATGGCGGCAGTCTCGATCGGGATGGCGCAGGAAGTTGTGGAGGTCACGGCCCTCGTCGAAGTGACGCATCAGCATCGGCATGAGAGTCCGATGCATGCTGCCTCGGGCGATGTGGTCGTATGGCTTACGCCGCTGCAGAAGCTGCAGCATCTTCCCGAGCCGCATAAGCAGGTGTACACGCTGGCGCAGAAGAACAAGCAGTTTACGCCGCACATCCTGGTGGTCCCCACGGGAAGCAGTATCAACTTTCCCAATCTCGACCCGTTCTTCCATAATGTGTTTTCGCTGTTCGACGGCAAGCGATTCGATCTCGGCCTCTACGAAGCTCACACGCGCCGCGTCGTGCAGTTCGACAAGGAAGGCGTCTCCTACATCTTCTGCAACATCCACCCTGAGATGGGCGCTGTGGTGGTTTCTCTCAGCACTCCCTTCTATGGGGTATCGACGCCCGATGGGGCTGTGGTGCTGCATGATGTTCCCCCGGGCAGCTATCGTCTGAACGTCTGGGCGGAAAATGTCAGTCGCGATCTTTTGAATGGGTTGAGCCGTACTGTTGAAATTACAGATCACGATAACGAGCTGGGAACGCTTCGCCTGCAGACCAGCGGCGACATTATGGGACACCACGAGAATAAGTTTGGCGAGAGCTATGCGCCGGTGGCGAAGGATCCGTATTAGCGAACGATTCATGCGTTAACACAGCGCGAAGCGCCATCCGCGACGCTTAGCGTCGCGGAGACGGAGGGAGCAGGGGCCTTCAGGCCCCTGAATTTGGCCTGGGCAAGAACGTGGCCTTTAGGCCCGGAGGTGGAGCGGCATGGGGTCCAGCGGGCCACACCCTGCGGATGTGTAAGGATAAGCCTCCGGTGTCTGCGCGAGCCTCTCGTGAACAGGATTGTCTTCGATATACCTCACGCAGGTCAGGAACTTTTCTTCGTTCACAATCTGGCTCTCGTTAAAACTTCGCATCCAGACATCGAATTTGCTCTTCAAACGAAAAGAGAATCCGCCCTTGATGAACTGCACGGCCTTCTCTAGCGAAATGTCGTGGGCAGGCGTGATCAAAATGTGAAAGTGGTCGGGCATGATGACGAACGCATGAAGCAGGAATTTGCCCTGAGTGCGATAGTCAAAGATCGTTTGTTGTAATAGTTCAGCCGTGGCTGTGACCTGAAAGAGGCTTCGGCGTTGAGCTGTAACAGCGGTGACGTGGTAAGTTCGGGTTTCCTGTGGAGCACGATTCATGTGGGCAGCATAAACGAAAGGCCCGGGCCTAAAGGCCGCATTCTCGCTAGCTCTGAATTCAGGGGCCTGAAGGCCCCTGCTCCCTCCGCACCGCGACGCTAAAGCGTCACGGATGGCGCTTCGCGCTGTACTGTGAAGCCGTTCGATTGCCTCAATCCAACGGTTTCAAGCTCCCCAGCAAGGTTGGAATCAGCTCCGACACCGTGGGATGAATATGTACCGCGCGTTGGACGGTCGAGTAGGGAGCGCCCGCGTACATGGTGTCCAGCAGACAGTGGATGGCTTCGTCGCAACCGACACCCAGCAGCGACGCGCCGAGGACCTTCTTGCTCTCGGCGTCGACCAGCACCTTCATGAAGCCGAGGCTCTCGCCCTTCTCGACGGCGCGATTGACGCGGGTCATCGGCCGTGTGCCGATGAGAGCGCGCTTGCCGCTCTTGCGAACCTCCGTCTCGTTCATGCCGATGCGTGCCAGTGGCGGGTCCATGTACATCGCGTAGCAGGGGATACGGTCGCTGACGCGACGGGGATCGTTGTCGAGCAGGTTGGCGGCGACGATCTCGAAGTCGTTGTAGGCCGTGTGGGTGAAGGCCCCCTTGCCGTTGCAGTCGCCCATGGCATAGATGCCTTCGACGTTGGTGCGAAGCTGATCGTCGACGAGGACGT encodes:
- a CDS encoding cupredoxin domain-containing protein, encoding MAAVSIGMAQEVVEVTALVEVTHQHRHESPMHAASGDVVVWLTPLQKLQHLPEPHKQVYTLAQKNKQFTPHILVVPTGSSINFPNLDPFFHNVFSLFDGKRFDLGLYEAHTRRVVQFDKEGVSYIFCNIHPEMGAVVVSLSTPFYGVSTPDGAVVLHDVPPGSYRLNVWAENVSRDLLNGLSRTVEITDHDNELGTLRLQTSGDIMGHHENKFGESYAPVAKDPY
- a CDS encoding REP-associated tyrosine transposase; this encodes MNRAPQETRTYHVTAVTAQRRSLFQVTATAELLQQTIFDYRTQGKFLLHAFVIMPDHFHILITPAHDISLEKAVQFIKGGFSFRLKSKFDVWMRSFNESQIVNEEKFLTCVRYIEDNPVHERLAQTPEAYPYTSAGCGPLDPMPLHLRA